A genomic region of Micromonospora sp. NBC_01796 contains the following coding sequences:
- the fabG gene encoding 3-oxoacyl-ACP reductase FabG — MARTVLVTGGNRGIGLAIAQAFAKQGDRVAVTYRGTPPADFFGVQCDVTDAAAVDAAFTAVEAEFGPVEVLVANAGITKDTLLMRMSEEQFTDVVDTNLTGAFRVAKRAATKMVRARWGRMIFISSVTALSGNPGQVNYAASKAGLVGVARSITRELGTRNITANVVAPGFVDTDMTAELSDELRAAYRKSVPAGRFASPDEVAGVVTWLASDAAGYVTGAVIPVDGGLGMGH, encoded by the coding sequence ATGGCCCGCACCGTGCTGGTGACCGGGGGCAACCGCGGCATCGGTTTGGCCATCGCGCAGGCGTTCGCCAAGCAGGGCGACCGGGTGGCCGTCACCTACCGGGGCACGCCTCCGGCCGACTTCTTCGGCGTCCAGTGCGACGTCACCGACGCCGCCGCCGTGGACGCCGCCTTCACCGCGGTGGAGGCCGAGTTCGGCCCGGTCGAGGTACTGGTCGCGAACGCCGGCATCACCAAGGACACGCTGCTGATGCGGATGTCCGAGGAGCAGTTCACCGACGTGGTCGACACCAACCTGACCGGCGCGTTCCGGGTCGCGAAGCGGGCGGCCACCAAGATGGTCCGGGCCCGCTGGGGTCGGATGATCTTCATTTCGTCGGTCACCGCCCTCTCCGGCAACCCCGGACAGGTCAACTACGCGGCGAGCAAGGCCGGGCTGGTCGGCGTCGCCCGTTCCATCACCCGCGAACTGGGCACCCGTAACATCACCGCCAATGTCGTCGCCCCCGGTTTCGTCGACACCGACATGACCGCCGAGCTGTCGGACGAACTCAGGGCGGCGTACCGCAAGTCGGTCCCGGCCGGTCGCTTCGCCTCACCGGACGAGGTCGCCGGCGTCGTCACCTGGCTGGCCAGCGACGCCGCCGGGTACGTCACCGGCGCCGTCATCCCGGTCGACGGCGGCCTCGGCATGGGCCACTGA
- a CDS encoding sensor histidine kinase, with amino-acid sequence MEQPDDPVRAALGDLRRLFVGPDERHRPGKPTRRWGRLRRVLIPVAVLALTGLTFVAIGYLIDLRDLPGPYAIGLAIGSTLPVALAPRRPLWAWRIAYPLLFLGTVDATPDEPWPWNPVQIVGFLFVLVVLASRVPTGVAAWAGLLTLVPVFATVPERGNAYGVVVLVVAVLVVGDQVRRRRMSQQALAEQAELSELAQARRAVLEERTRIAREMHDVVAHHMSMIAVQAETAPYRLDALPEPARAEFTAIAASARSALTDMRRLLGVLRSESGTPQTAPQPGLADLPELVDTAGRAGMTVTLEQGTPPAGAPEPPEAVGLAAYRIVQEALANAARHAPGAPVRVTLRPGEQDLGVRVDNLGGTPGPTEPPAGHGLIGMRERARLLGGTFTAGPTVDGFTVTAVLPYRTTEGEAR; translated from the coding sequence ATGGAGCAACCCGACGACCCGGTTCGCGCCGCACTGGGGGACCTGCGCCGGCTGTTCGTCGGCCCGGACGAGCGGCACCGGCCGGGGAAACCGACGCGCCGGTGGGGACGCCTGCGGCGGGTGCTGATCCCGGTCGCCGTGCTGGCGCTGACCGGCCTCACCTTCGTCGCCATCGGGTACCTGATCGACCTCCGCGATCTGCCCGGCCCGTACGCGATCGGGCTGGCGATCGGCTCGACGCTGCCGGTGGCGCTGGCGCCCCGCCGACCACTCTGGGCCTGGCGGATCGCCTACCCCCTGCTCTTCCTCGGCACCGTCGACGCCACCCCGGACGAGCCCTGGCCGTGGAACCCGGTCCAGATCGTCGGCTTCCTCTTCGTCCTCGTCGTGCTCGCCTCCCGGGTGCCAACCGGGGTCGCCGCCTGGGCCGGTCTGCTCACCCTGGTCCCGGTCTTCGCGACCGTCCCGGAACGCGGAAACGCGTACGGGGTGGTGGTCCTCGTGGTCGCCGTACTCGTCGTCGGCGACCAGGTCCGGCGGCGCCGGATGAGCCAGCAGGCCCTGGCGGAGCAGGCCGAACTCAGCGAGCTGGCCCAAGCCCGGCGGGCGGTGCTGGAGGAACGCACCAGGATCGCCCGGGAGATGCACGACGTGGTCGCCCACCACATGTCGATGATCGCGGTGCAGGCGGAGACGGCGCCGTACCGGCTCGACGCGCTGCCGGAGCCGGCGCGGGCCGAGTTCACCGCGATCGCCGCCTCGGCGCGCAGCGCGCTGACCGACATGCGGCGGCTGCTCGGCGTGCTGCGCAGCGAGTCCGGCACCCCGCAGACCGCACCGCAGCCGGGACTCGCCGACCTACCGGAGCTGGTCGACACCGCCGGGCGGGCCGGGATGACGGTGACCCTGGAGCAGGGCACCCCGCCGGCCGGGGCACCGGAGCCGCCGGAGGCGGTCGGGCTGGCCGCGTACCGGATCGTCCAGGAGGCGCTGGCCAACGCCGCCCGGCACGCCCCGGGCGCGCCGGTCCGGGTCACCCTGCGACCGGGTGAACAGGATCTCGGCGTACGCGTCGACAACCTCGGCGGTACGCCCGGCCCGACCGAGCCACCGGCCGGGCACGGGCTGATCGGGATGCGCGAACGGGCCCGACTGCTCGGCGGTACGTTCACCGCCGGGCCGACCGTGGACGGCTTCACCGTGACCGCCGTGCTGCCGTACCGGACCACCGAGGGGGAAGCGCGATGA
- a CDS encoding response regulator transcription factor, which yields MIRVLIADDQAMVRQGFGALLAAQPDLLVVGDAANGAEAVSAARRLDPDVVLMDVRMPVLDGLAATRQLLGDRAADRPRVLILTTFDLDDYVFEALRAGASGFLLKDAPAAELVHAVRVVAAGDALLAPAVTRRLIAEFAARPAPDRPRPTSLAALTARETEVLRLIARGRSNGEIATDLVVAEQTVKTHVGRILAKLGLRDRAQAVVVAYESGLVAAGE from the coding sequence ATGATCCGGGTGCTGATCGCCGACGACCAGGCGATGGTCCGGCAGGGCTTCGGCGCCCTGCTCGCCGCCCAGCCCGACCTGCTGGTGGTCGGCGACGCCGCCAACGGTGCCGAGGCGGTCAGCGCCGCCCGCCGGCTCGACCCGGACGTGGTGCTGATGGACGTACGGATGCCGGTCCTCGACGGATTGGCCGCGACCCGGCAACTGCTCGGCGACCGGGCCGCCGACCGCCCCCGGGTGCTGATCCTGACCACGTTCGACCTGGACGACTACGTCTTCGAGGCGCTCCGGGCCGGAGCCAGCGGCTTCCTGCTCAAGGACGCGCCCGCCGCCGAGCTGGTGCACGCGGTCCGGGTGGTCGCCGCCGGTGACGCCCTGCTCGCCCCGGCGGTGACCCGCCGGCTGATCGCCGAGTTCGCCGCCCGCCCCGCCCCGGACCGGCCCCGGCCGACCTCGTTGGCCGCGCTCACCGCGCGGGAGACCGAGGTGCTCCGGCTGATCGCGCGCGGCCGCTCGAACGGGGAGATCGCCACCGACCTGGTGGTGGCGGAGCAGACGGTCAAGACCCACGTCGGCCGGATCCTGGCCAAGCTGGGCCTGCGCGACCGCGCCCAGGCGGTTGTCGTCGCGTACGAGTCGGGCCTGGTCGCCGCCGGCGAGTAG